The bacterium genome includes a window with the following:
- a CDS encoding phosphate ABC transporter substrate-binding protein, giving the protein MRRIATLALACAFVLALAGAAGAQTGGFKIVVNKDNPARGLAKGKIAFMFMKMTTRWDHGVAVAPVDQAPASAVRAAFSREIHGRDVEAIEAAWQRAVFAGRGTPPPEARSDEDVIAHVAGDPGGIGYVSAGANTDRVKVLEVLQ; this is encoded by the coding sequence ATGAGAAGGATCGCCACGCTCGCGCTTGCCTGTGCCTTCGTGCTCGCCCTCGCCGGCGCGGCCGGGGCCCAGACGGGCGGCTTCAAGATCGTCGTGAACAAGGACAACCCCGCGCGGGGTCTGGCCAAGGGCAAGATCGCGTTCATGTTCATGAAGATGACGACCAGGTGGGACCACGGGGTGGCCGTCGCCCCGGTGGACCAGGCCCCGGCCTCGGCGGTCCGTGCCGCCTTCAGCCGGGAGATCCACGGCCGCGACGTGGAGGCCATCGAGGCCGCGTGGCAACGGGCCGTCTTCGCCGGGCGCGGGACGCCGCCGCCCGAAGCGCGGTCGGATGAGGACGTCATCGCCCACGTCGCCGGGGACCCCGGCGGGATTGGCTACGTCTCCGCCGGCGCGAACACGGACAGGGTGAAGGTGCTCGAAGTCCTGCAGTGA
- the purD gene encoding phosphoribosylamine--glycine ligase: MKVLVVGSGGREHALAWKLRQSPRVSELICAPGNGGMAGIATCVPVPAEDVRGLLALARERAVDFTVVGPEAPLSAGLVDLFAANGLRAFGASRAAAELEGSKAFAKDLMRRHGIPTAAASTFTDAAAARAHVRAAGAPLVVKADGLAAGKGVIICRTLAEAEQAVDEIMVRRAFGAAGDRVLVEEFLEGEEASFLAFTDGRTVVAMPASQDHKRVFDEDQGPNTGGMGAYSPAPVVTPAAADEVMRTVMVPTVRAMAAEGRPYRGVLYAGLMFTKAGIRVLEYNARFGDPEAQPVLMRMKGDLLPVLEACVDGRLDEVPVEWLEEAAVCVVLASGGYPGSYPKGLPIAGLEAAGCEEGVVVFHAGTALKEGRVVTAGGRVVGVTARGSGVRQAVERAYRAAGKISFDGMHYRRDIAQRALRREGK; the protein is encoded by the coding sequence ATGAAGGTACTCGTTGTGGGGAGCGGGGGGCGCGAGCACGCCCTCGCCTGGAAGCTGCGGCAGAGCCCGCGGGTGAGCGAGCTGATCTGCGCCCCCGGCAACGGCGGCATGGCGGGCATCGCGACCTGCGTGCCCGTGCCCGCGGAGGACGTGCGCGGCCTGCTCGCCCTGGCGCGCGAGCGCGCGGTCGACTTCACGGTCGTCGGTCCCGAGGCGCCGCTGTCGGCCGGCCTCGTCGACCTCTTCGCCGCGAACGGCCTGCGCGCCTTCGGGGCCTCGCGCGCCGCGGCCGAGCTCGAGGGGAGCAAGGCCTTCGCCAAGGACCTGATGCGCCGCCACGGCATCCCCACGGCGGCCGCGAGCACGTTCACGGACGCCGCCGCCGCCCGCGCCCACGTCCGCGCAGCGGGAGCGCCGCTGGTCGTCAAGGCCGACGGCCTGGCCGCCGGCAAGGGGGTCATCATCTGCCGCACCCTGGCCGAGGCGGAGCAGGCGGTCGACGAGATCATGGTCCGGCGGGCATTCGGCGCCGCCGGCGACCGCGTCCTCGTCGAGGAGTTCCTCGAGGGCGAGGAGGCCTCCTTTCTCGCGTTCACCGACGGCCGGACCGTGGTCGCCATGCCCGCCTCGCAGGACCACAAGCGGGTCTTCGACGAGGACCAGGGCCCGAACACCGGCGGCATGGGGGCGTACTCGCCGGCGCCGGTCGTGACGCCCGCGGCCGCGGACGAGGTCATGCGCACCGTCATGGTCCCGACGGTGCGCGCCATGGCCGCCGAGGGGCGGCCCTACCGCGGCGTGCTCTATGCGGGCCTGATGTTCACGAAGGCCGGCATCCGCGTCCTCGAGTACAACGCGCGCTTCGGCGACCCCGAGGCGCAGCCCGTCCTCATGCGGATGAAGGGCGACCTGCTGCCGGTCCTCGAGGCCTGCGTGGACGGCCGGCTCGACGAGGTGCCCGTCGAGTGGCTGGAGGAGGCCGCCGTCTGCGTCGTGCTCGCCTCCGGCGGCTACCCGGGCAGCTACCCCAAGGGCCTGCCGATCGCGGGGCTCGAGGCCGCCGGCTGCGAAGAGGGGGTCGTGGTCTTCCACGCCGGCACGGCGCTCAAGGAGGGACGCGTCGTCACCGCCGGCGGCCGCGTGGTCGGCGTCACGGCACGGGGGAGCGGCGTCCGCCAGGCGGTGGAGCGGGCCTACCGCGCCGCCGGGAAGATCTCGTTCGACGGCATGCACTACCGCCGCGACATCGCGCAGCGCGCCCTGCGGAGGGAGGGGAAGTGA
- the purE gene encoding 5-(carboxyamino)imidazole ribonucleotide mutase, with protein MKGPKIAIVLGSKSDLPYLADVEPLLGRLGIAHRIVVASAHRQPAKVAAFARAAEKEGYEVLVACAGYAAHLPGVIASLTTLPVIGVPLDTSPLRGEDALLSIVQMPGGIPVAAVTIGKAGVKNAAVLAAQILALKYPAVKAALAAYRRELAKG; from the coding sequence GTGAAGGGACCGAAGATCGCCATCGTCCTCGGGAGCAAGAGCGATTTGCCGTACCTCGCCGACGTCGAGCCGCTGCTCGGGCGCCTCGGCATCGCGCATCGCATCGTCGTCGCCAGCGCCCACCGCCAGCCAGCGAAGGTCGCCGCCTTCGCCCGCGCCGCCGAGAAGGAGGGCTACGAGGTGCTCGTCGCCTGCGCCGGCTACGCCGCGCACCTGCCCGGCGTGATCGCCTCGCTCACGACGCTGCCGGTCATCGGCGTCCCCCTCGACACCTCACCCCTGCGGGGGGAGGACGCGCTGCTCTCGATCGTGCAGATGCCCGGCGGGATCCCCGTCGCCGCGGTCACCATCGGCAAGGCCGGCGTGAAGAACGCGGCGGTGCTCGCCGCGCAGATCCTGGCGCTGAAGTACCCGGCCGTGAAGGCGGCCCTGGCCGCCTACCGCAGGGAGCTGGCGAAGGGATAG
- the purH gene encoding bifunctional phosphoribosylaminoimidazolecarboxamide formyltransferase/IMP cyclohydrolase — protein sequence MARIRRALLSVSDKTGLIELATALRRRGVEILSTGGTAKALAAAGIPVVQVSQYTGQPEILEGRVKTLVPKIHGGILGRRSLASHRREMKHHGIPPIDMVAVNLYPFESAAFKAGATFEDAIENIDIGGPTMVRAAAKNFPDVTVVVDPADYPGLVAELDANRGAISPATNFALARKAFAHTAYYDSVIAGWLAGQRPPGKDRVAPPPPYPATLALPLLKVRDLRYGENPHQAAALYREPGPPAGVAGATQLGGKELSYNNLLDLEAAWAAARDFAGRPFVVIVKHNNPCGAGTGRDAAEAFDRALAGDPVSAFGGVIACSRPVTPALAQRITATFFEAVIAPGYAPKALETLRARNGLRIMHIATPGRGRAELRRIDGGYLLQDPDAVQIRDVRKLPVVTRRKPSAAEYRALEFAWRLVRHVRSNAIVFATEQQLAAVGAGQMSRVDSCRIAALKAVLPLSGTVVGSDAFFPFPDGIDEVAAAGATAVIQPGGSQRDKEAIDAADGHGLAMVFTGIRHFKH from the coding sequence ATGGCCAGGATCAGGCGTGCACTGCTGAGCGTCTCCGACAAGACCGGACTCATCGAGCTGGCCACCGCGCTGCGCCGCCGCGGCGTCGAGATCCTCTCCACGGGCGGCACGGCGAAGGCGCTCGCCGCCGCCGGCATCCCCGTCGTGCAGGTCTCGCAGTACACCGGGCAGCCCGAGATCCTCGAGGGGCGCGTGAAGACCCTCGTGCCGAAGATCCACGGCGGCATCCTCGGCCGGCGCTCCCTCGCCAGCCACCGCCGCGAGATGAAGCACCACGGCATCCCGCCGATCGACATGGTCGCCGTGAACCTCTACCCGTTCGAGTCCGCCGCCTTCAAGGCCGGCGCCACGTTCGAGGACGCGATCGAGAACATCGACATCGGCGGGCCCACCATGGTGCGCGCGGCCGCCAAGAACTTCCCTGACGTCACCGTCGTGGTGGACCCGGCCGATTACCCGGGGCTCGTCGCCGAGCTGGACGCCAACCGCGGCGCGATCTCGCCGGCGACGAACTTCGCGCTGGCCCGCAAGGCCTTCGCGCACACGGCCTACTACGACTCGGTCATCGCCGGCTGGCTGGCGGGGCAGCGCCCCCCCGGCAAGGACCGCGTGGCGCCGCCCCCGCCCTACCCCGCCACGCTCGCGCTGCCGCTGCTCAAGGTCCGCGACCTGCGCTACGGCGAGAACCCGCACCAGGCGGCCGCGCTCTACCGCGAACCGGGTCCGCCGGCGGGTGTCGCCGGCGCGACGCAGCTCGGCGGCAAGGAACTCTCGTACAACAACCTCCTCGACCTCGAGGCCGCGTGGGCGGCGGCGCGCGACTTCGCCGGCCGCCCCTTCGTCGTGATCGTCAAGCACAACAACCCCTGCGGCGCGGGGACGGGCAGGGACGCGGCGGAGGCCTTCGACCGTGCGCTCGCCGGCGATCCGGTCTCCGCCTTCGGCGGCGTCATCGCCTGCAGCCGGCCGGTCACCCCCGCGCTCGCCCAGCGCATCACGGCGACCTTCTTCGAGGCTGTGATCGCCCCCGGCTACGCCCCCAAGGCGCTGGAGACGCTGCGCGCCAGGAACGGCCTGCGCATCATGCACATCGCGACGCCCGGCCGCGGCCGCGCCGAGCTGCGGCGCATCGACGGCGGGTACCTGCTGCAGGACCCGGACGCCGTCCAGATCCGCGACGTGCGCAAACTCCCGGTCGTGACGCGCCGCAAGCCCAGCGCCGCGGAGTACCGCGCCCTCGAGTTCGCCTGGCGCCTCGTGCGCCACGTGCGCTCGAACGCAATCGTCTTCGCCACGGAGCAGCAGCTCGCGGCGGTCGGCGCCGGGCAGATGAGCCGCGTGGACTCCTGCCGGATCGCCGCGCTCAAGGCGGTGCTGCCGCTGTCGGGGACGGTGGTCGGCTCCGACGCGTTCTTCCCCTTCCCCGACGGCATCGACGAGGTGGCCGCCGCCGGGGCGACCGCGGTGATCCAGCCGGGCGGCTCGCAGCGGGACAAGGAGGCCATCGACGCGGCGGACGGGCACGGACTCGCCATGGTCTTCACGGGTATCAGACACTTCAAGCACTAG